The stretch of DNA ACAAACTGGGGGCGCCGCGGATCCTGACCACCGAGATGGTGCTGGTGGAGTTGTTAAACAGCTTCAGCGGAGGCGGTCCCGCGGTGCGAGGGGCCGCCACGGGCGCAGTGGAAGGGCTTCGCCGAGACGCGAACGTGATTATCGAGCCCCAAACGCCCGAACAATTCGATCGTGGGTTGCAATATTACGCTCAGGCAAGGGACAAGGACTGGAGCCTGACTGACTGCGTGAGCTTTCAGGTCATGGAGGAGCAAGACATTCGATCCGTTCTCACGCACGATCGACACTTTGAGCAGGCCGGATACGATGCGCTGCTCCGCTGAGCCGCGCCGAAAGCCCGATAGTCAGGAATCATCGAAAACACTGCGCCGGCGCCTAGGCAGTCACTGGGTAGCGCATCACGCGGCGCGAGG from Acidobacteriota bacterium encodes:
- a CDS encoding PIN domain-containing protein translates to MMRVFADSSYWIALLDPRDELHSKAVAVTNKLGAPRILTTEMVLVELLNSFSGGGPAVRGAATGAVEGLRRDANVIIEPQTPEQFDRGLQYYAQARDKDWSLTDCVSFQVMEEQDIRSVLTHDRHFEQAGYDALLR